In Helianthus annuus cultivar XRQ/B chromosome 8, HanXRQr2.0-SUNRISE, whole genome shotgun sequence, a single genomic region encodes these proteins:
- the LOC118480907 gene encoding uncharacterized protein LOC118480907 yields the protein MTKKSSTWFKIHQIYRALRCRVGTGEKTFFWLDSWATDRPLKEEFPLIFGLAKNKMNKVSHNYKKNQNGVFWDWQWCRLPNNDSEKNEWIALKDLLVNQPVGRNEDVWRWKENNVLGFSVKDVRKDLSGIIDVNMVPTDYEWSKIATSKVNLFVLRAVEERIPTMVSLRKRGVQLGSDLCKVCGIEPETADHIGIHCPAAKEVWLQIWLWIKIPLRDHREKITTRLSEKAEWPKKKMKIIYAIHLATVWQLWKNRNNKIYNNKFTDPFKIVEEIKEETYDWVRTRAKLSEITWSDWKNFIFME from the coding sequence ATGACAAAAAAAAGTAGCACTTGGTTCAAGATTCATCAAATATATAGGGCTCTTAGATGCAGAGTTGGAACCGGCGAAAAAACATTTTTTTGGCTGGATTCATGGGCGACTGACAGGCCTTTGAAGGAGGAATTTCCGTTGATATTTGGTCTGGCAaaaaacaagatgaacaaggTAAGCCATAATTATAAGAAGAATCAGAATGGGGTTTTTTGGGATTGGCAGTGGTGTAGGTTGCCGAACAATGACAGTGAGAAGAATGAGTGGATAGCTCTAAAAGATTTACTCGTGAATCAACCAGTGGGCCGTAATGAAGACGTGTGGAGGTGGAAGGAAAATAACGTGCTGGGTTTCTCGGTAAAGGATGTAAGAAAGGATTTGTCAGGAATCATCGACGTAAACATGGTCCCAACCGATTACGAATGGAGCAAAATCGCTACTTCCAAAGTAAACTTATTTGTGCTACGGGCTGTGGAGGAGAGGATACCGACGATGGTATCATTAAGAAAAAGGGGTGTACAGCTTGGATCGGATCTGTGCAAGGTGTGTGGTATAGAGCCGGAAACGGCCGATCACATTGGTATCCATTGTCCAGCTGCGAAAGAAGTGTGGTTGCAGATATGGCTATGGATTAAAATACCTCTTCGGGATCACCGAGAAAAGATAACAACAAGACTTTCCGAAAAAGCAGAATGGCCcaagaaaaagatgaaaataatATACGCGATACATCTGGCAACTGTTTGGCAGCTCTGGAAAAACAGGAACAATAAAATTTATAACAATAAGTTTACGGAcccattcaagattgtggaagAAATCAAAGAAGAGACGTATGACTGGGTAAGAACTAGGGCAAAGCTCTCGGAGATAACATGGAGTGATTGGAAGAACTTCATCTTTATGGAGTAA